One Myxococcus stipitatus DNA segment encodes these proteins:
- a CDS encoding ankyrin repeat domain-containing protein yields MAEPSNEPTTQALLALCEDKARWSKELSAEAVMQAVARGADVNARNRYGQTALHLAVRGPYSKSDPLPEVEVVKALIDAGAEVNARDGHEQTVLVMAAHGAEADSPAESRALELIHLLRAAGATAGADVKSGQSGAFTGAGVKVLRELLDAGAAIDARTEQGLTPLHSAARGGQADHVRLLLERGAEVNAIDGLGRTPLGVALRTKEEAWVVHNKRTPGFIASIRALEAAGGKQSVPLPLCEDPFAPFPVDVQAVRAALGTRKLSFSHGFDSAQEIATGLHGFGAPDAALEMLRRVAGTLGVAPRKVQLKGPLVLRAPFFHHGDLEVEGDVWIRRAFAVTGSVVVHGVVRDTDNDSLVNILGDLKCHGLYTDGEFSVAGDLEARDVVLGYYNDHLLSAARIRARVVIEDDHAVDGIVEAEHHFDIDQYSQGYGDGVPEALQALFVAEVFEAGSKSDDGDAEDPPRLDKGELFDRISKGLPVFRT; encoded by the coding sequence ATGGCGGAGCCATCGAACGAGCCGACGACGCAGGCCCTCCTGGCGCTGTGTGAGGACAAGGCACGTTGGAGCAAGGAACTCAGCGCGGAGGCGGTGATGCAGGCGGTGGCGCGGGGCGCCGACGTGAACGCGCGTAACCGCTACGGGCAGACGGCCCTACATCTCGCCGTGAGAGGGCCCTACTCCAAGTCGGACCCGCTACCGGAGGTCGAGGTGGTGAAGGCGCTCATCGACGCGGGCGCGGAGGTGAACGCGCGCGACGGCCACGAGCAGACGGTGCTGGTCATGGCGGCGCATGGCGCGGAAGCGGACTCACCCGCCGAGTCGCGCGCGTTGGAGCTCATCCACCTGCTTCGCGCGGCGGGTGCGACGGCGGGGGCGGACGTGAAGAGCGGGCAGAGCGGCGCCTTCACCGGCGCCGGCGTCAAGGTCCTCCGCGAGTTGCTGGACGCGGGCGCCGCCATCGACGCGAGGACGGAGCAGGGGTTGACGCCCCTGCACAGCGCCGCGAGGGGGGGCCAGGCCGACCATGTCCGCCTCCTGCTGGAGCGAGGCGCCGAGGTGAATGCCATCGATGGCCTCGGACGGACGCCGCTCGGCGTCGCGCTGCGCACGAAGGAGGAGGCCTGGGTGGTGCACAACAAGCGCACCCCCGGCTTCATCGCCAGCATCCGGGCGCTCGAGGCCGCGGGAGGCAAGCAGAGTGTCCCCCTGCCCCTCTGCGAAGACCCCTTCGCGCCCTTCCCCGTCGACGTCCAGGCCGTCCGCGCGGCGCTGGGGACCCGCAAGCTCTCCTTCTCGCACGGGTTCGACTCGGCCCAGGAGATCGCCACCGGGTTGCACGGCTTCGGGGCTCCGGATGCCGCCCTGGAGATGCTCCGGCGGGTGGCGGGGACGCTCGGCGTGGCGCCGCGCAAGGTTCAGCTGAAGGGGCCGCTGGTCCTGCGCGCGCCCTTCTTCCACCACGGAGACCTGGAGGTGGAGGGCGACGTGTGGATCCGCCGGGCCTTCGCCGTGACGGGCTCCGTCGTCGTCCACGGCGTGGTGAGGGACACGGACAACGACTCGCTCGTCAACATCCTGGGCGACCTGAAGTGCCACGGGCTCTACACCGACGGCGAGTTCTCCGTGGCGGGGGACCTCGAGGCGCGCGACGTGGTGCTCGGCTACTACAACGACCACCTCCTGTCCGCGGCGCGGATCCGCGCCCGGGTCGTCATCGAGGATGACCACGCGGTCGACGGCATCGTCGAGGCCGAGCACCACTTCGACATCGACCAGTACAGCCAGGGCTATGGCGACGGAGTGCCGGAGGCGCTGCAAGCGCTCTTCGTCGCGGAGGTCTTCGAGGCGGGCTCGAAGTCCGACGACGGGGACGCCGAGGACCCGCCACGACTGGACAAGGGCGAGCTCTTCGACCGCATCAGCAAGGGCCTGCCCGTCTTCCGGACGTAG
- a CDS encoding Rieske 2Fe-2S domain-containing protein, giving the protein MGTSRRGFLAGVLGTGAAATALPGCAPDVDPAPVVDVTPDAATGAIILVVADHPELARVGGAVRLRLPGLPPLLVLHRTQDVFSVMDAACTHKGCPLGYDGRDVVCPCHAARFDGETGAVKLRPATAALRVVRSESVTFEAGVLSIQLGDPDFPPALNGTVTLRYSDYPALRDAGGVVSGTPRGYGQPIIVSRLPDGTLAAVNGYCTHAGCEVGLDSPPTRLVCPCHAAEFALDGAMLLGPLVGPGGTRGSTRPLARLTVAESESRDAILVSGLD; this is encoded by the coding sequence ATGGGCACATCCAGAAGAGGGTTCCTCGCGGGCGTGTTGGGAACGGGGGCGGCGGCCACGGCGCTGCCTGGCTGTGCGCCGGATGTGGACCCGGCGCCCGTCGTGGATGTGACGCCCGATGCGGCGACCGGCGCCATCATCCTCGTGGTCGCGGACCACCCGGAGCTGGCGCGCGTGGGAGGCGCGGTGAGGTTGCGTCTCCCAGGGCTCCCGCCCCTGCTGGTGCTGCACCGGACGCAGGACGTGTTCTCCGTGATGGACGCCGCCTGCACGCACAAGGGGTGTCCGCTCGGTTATGACGGCCGGGACGTGGTGTGTCCATGCCACGCGGCGCGCTTCGATGGAGAGACCGGCGCGGTGAAGCTGCGCCCGGCCACGGCGGCGCTGAGAGTCGTCCGTTCCGAGAGCGTGACCTTCGAGGCGGGAGTGCTGTCCATCCAGTTGGGGGATCCAGACTTTCCTCCGGCGCTGAATGGCACCGTGACGCTGCGGTACAGCGATTACCCCGCGCTGCGCGACGCCGGGGGCGTGGTGTCGGGCACGCCGCGGGGCTACGGACAGCCCATCATCGTCTCCCGATTGCCGGATGGAACCCTGGCGGCGGTGAACGGCTACTGCACGCATGCGGGATGCGAGGTGGGGCTCGACAGTCCTCCGACCCGACTCGTCTGTCCTTGCCACGCGGCGGAGTTCGCCCTGGACGGTGCCATGCTCCTGGGGCCGTTGGTGGGGCCTGGCGGGACCCGGGGCTCGACTCGTCCCCTGGCGCGGCTCACCGTCGCGGAGTCGGAGTCGCGTGACGCCATCCTCGTGTCCGGCTTGGACTGA
- a CDS encoding retropepsin-like aspartic protease — protein MRALIPLLSALSLALLPSPAWADALQSLLERHLAWRGGDAFSRLESIHAKGKTSTGGLHGPMESWSQRDGRTRQDADYGVMRDAMAVTPEGGWKLNASGQVEDASATDARDARHRVALDFGTALRAGTEAKRVLLPDEQRDGRAWKVVRITFGDEDLYDLFLADADGALHGYRIREDNVTRFVRLGDWRQVSGVRMPFLEEELTDNPDSDSRTEVETLELNVPIAPAVFERPQDVLKATFANGRHGTGFIPFEFFNENRVFIPAKVNGHATQVLLDSGAEMTVVDEAYAKELGLKTQGQVAAVGSGGQAQARFAGGVDIHIGDLRLTGLTVAVIDLADVTRQMGHPLPVILGKEAFNQLVVDVDFPRRRIAFHESSTFKAPAAAARLPLVESAGGQREVYISIEGRPAIPVLFDVGNGGALSLFPAYWEKEGLLEGRRRSKTLSGAVGGLRERDVATLKSIQLAGVTLRDVPTVFDDAGNSISTSDRLLGNLGLAVLGRFRMITDYATDTLMLVPDARALRQPFRKDRSGLIAIPSEGRLVVKLVAPGSPAAAGGWKAGDEVVAIDGKPIGPDYSRTELSLWRYRAAGKTVVLTMKDGAKRKLTLSDYY, from the coding sequence ATGAGAGCCCTCATCCCCCTCCTGTCCGCCCTGAGCCTCGCGCTCCTCCCCTCCCCTGCATGGGCGGACGCGCTGCAGTCACTCCTCGAGCGCCACCTCGCGTGGCGTGGCGGGGACGCCTTCTCCCGGCTGGAGAGCATCCACGCGAAGGGGAAGACCTCGACCGGCGGACTCCACGGCCCGATGGAGTCCTGGAGTCAGCGGGATGGACGGACCCGCCAGGACGCGGACTATGGCGTGATGCGCGACGCCATGGCCGTCACCCCGGAAGGAGGCTGGAAGCTGAACGCCAGCGGCCAGGTCGAGGACGCCTCCGCCACCGACGCGCGTGATGCCCGGCACCGGGTGGCGCTCGACTTCGGGACGGCGCTGCGAGCCGGCACGGAGGCGAAGCGAGTCCTCCTCCCTGACGAGCAGCGCGACGGCCGCGCGTGGAAGGTCGTCCGAATCACCTTCGGCGACGAGGACCTCTACGACCTGTTCCTCGCGGACGCCGACGGCGCGCTCCATGGCTATCGCATCCGCGAGGACAACGTCACCCGCTTCGTGCGGCTGGGGGACTGGCGGCAGGTGAGCGGCGTCCGCATGCCCTTCCTGGAGGAGGAGCTCACCGACAACCCGGACTCCGACTCGCGAACGGAGGTGGAGACGCTGGAGTTGAATGTCCCCATCGCGCCCGCCGTCTTCGAGCGCCCCCAGGACGTCCTCAAGGCGACCTTCGCGAACGGGCGCCACGGCACCGGCTTCATCCCCTTCGAGTTCTTCAACGAGAACCGCGTGTTCATCCCCGCGAAGGTGAATGGGCATGCGACCCAGGTGCTGCTCGACAGCGGCGCCGAGATGACCGTGGTCGACGAGGCCTATGCGAAGGAGCTCGGGTTGAAGACGCAAGGGCAGGTCGCCGCGGTGGGCAGCGGCGGACAGGCCCAGGCTCGATTCGCGGGCGGCGTGGACATCCACATCGGTGACCTGCGGCTGACGGGCCTGACGGTCGCCGTCATCGACCTGGCCGACGTCACCCGCCAGATGGGTCATCCGCTGCCCGTCATCCTCGGCAAGGAGGCCTTCAACCAGCTCGTCGTGGACGTGGACTTCCCTCGCCGTCGCATCGCGTTCCACGAGTCCTCGACCTTCAAGGCACCCGCCGCGGCCGCGCGCCTTCCGCTGGTCGAGTCCGCGGGGGGACAGCGCGAGGTCTACATCTCCATCGAGGGCCGGCCCGCCATTCCCGTGCTGTTCGACGTGGGCAACGGAGGAGCGCTCTCGCTCTTCCCCGCGTACTGGGAGAAGGAGGGGCTGTTGGAGGGCCGCCGCAGATCCAAGACGCTGTCCGGCGCCGTCGGGGGCCTGCGGGAGCGGGACGTGGCGACGCTGAAGTCCATCCAGCTCGCGGGGGTCACCCTGCGCGACGTCCCCACGGTGTTCGACGACGCGGGCAACAGCATCTCCACCTCCGACCGGCTCCTCGGCAACCTGGGACTCGCGGTCCTCGGGCGCTTCCGGATGATCACCGACTACGCGACCGACACGCTGATGCTGGTCCCCGATGCCCGCGCGCTGCGGCAGCCGTTCCGCAAGGACCGGTCCGGGCTGATTGCCATCCCCTCCGAGGGCCGGCTCGTGGTGAAGCTGGTGGCGCCCGGAAGCCCCGCCGCCGCCGGGGGATGGAAGGCGGGCGACGAGGTCGTCGCCATCGACGGCAAGCCCATCGGGCCAGACTACTCGCGCACGGAGCTCTCGCTCTGGCGCTATCGCGCCGCCGGAAAGACGGTGGTGCTCACGATGAAGGACGGCGCGAAGCGCAAGCTCACCCTGAGCGACTACTATTAG
- a CDS encoding M4 family metallopeptidase has product MLNEVASELRLRGEDLVFRKQTVDEQGHRHLRFQQFHAGLPVIGSALVLHVDTRGVAYAVNGNARGGLLASTQAVLPPEAAAQVAVRGSRAEPAAAVGPAKQVFFRPEGDETLHLAWQVQVEGQRANMPSNDLVYVDANDGGLLAVHPRVHSALNRRVYDGKNATTLPGTLARGEGQAAHADPVVNTNYGHLGTVYDCYKQLFGRDSIDDAGAMLVSTVHHRVNYVNAFWDGTQMVYGDGDGVNASNLANSLDVTAHELTHAVTDYESGLIYSGESGGLNESMSDIFGAVCEWYGDGKVVSDSTWLIGDDVWTPSIPNDALRYMADPARDGDSLDCYSDYVSGVDVHYSSGISNLAFYLLSQGGRHPRNKTSTVVEGIGIEKAARIFYRANRDLLVASSNFEAAKVATEQAARMEGYDDATVASVGKAWQAACVGPLPDPWLWATGISGSAGAFQYWSLDVPAGKSKVTFKVSDGTGDVDLYARIGAPPTTTTYHCRPNLSGNNETCTFTLPQAGTYHVGLYGASAYSGVSLLGTYDDPPLCPPWPWPWPWPWPVPPPPPPPWDPIIDITDSIAGHFKYFTLDVPAGPSVVKFALSGGTGDADLYVNFGTAPTATSYQCRPYLSGNNESCTLTTSSAGKYFVGVRVYSAYSGVTLTTTYTAGL; this is encoded by the coding sequence GTGTTGAACGAGGTGGCGTCGGAGCTTCGCCTCCGGGGCGAGGACCTGGTGTTCCGCAAGCAGACCGTGGACGAGCAGGGCCACCGGCACCTGCGCTTCCAGCAGTTCCACGCGGGCTTGCCCGTCATCGGGAGCGCCCTGGTGCTCCACGTGGATACGCGGGGAGTCGCCTACGCGGTCAACGGCAACGCGCGGGGTGGGCTCCTGGCTTCGACGCAAGCCGTGCTACCGCCCGAGGCCGCGGCGCAGGTGGCGGTACGTGGTTCGCGCGCGGAGCCCGCCGCGGCCGTGGGCCCCGCGAAGCAGGTGTTCTTCCGGCCCGAAGGGGACGAGACGCTGCACCTGGCCTGGCAGGTCCAGGTCGAGGGCCAGCGCGCGAACATGCCCTCCAACGACCTGGTCTACGTGGACGCGAATGATGGCGGATTGCTCGCCGTGCATCCGCGCGTCCATTCGGCGCTCAACCGCCGGGTGTATGACGGCAAGAACGCCACCACCCTGCCCGGCACGCTGGCGCGAGGCGAGGGGCAGGCGGCGCACGCCGACCCGGTCGTCAACACCAACTACGGCCACCTGGGCACGGTGTACGACTGCTACAAGCAGCTGTTCGGCCGTGACTCCATCGACGACGCCGGCGCGATGCTCGTCAGCACCGTGCACCACCGCGTCAACTACGTGAACGCGTTCTGGGACGGGACGCAGATGGTGTACGGCGACGGTGACGGCGTGAACGCCAGCAACCTGGCGAACTCGCTGGACGTGACGGCGCACGAGCTGACCCACGCCGTGACCGACTACGAGTCCGGCCTCATCTACTCTGGCGAGTCCGGCGGTCTGAACGAATCCATGTCGGACATCTTCGGCGCGGTCTGCGAGTGGTACGGCGACGGCAAGGTGGTCAGCGACAGCACGTGGCTCATCGGCGACGACGTCTGGACTCCGTCCATTCCGAACGACGCCCTGCGCTACATGGCGGACCCCGCGCGGGACGGCGACTCACTCGACTGCTACTCCGACTACGTCTCCGGCGTGGACGTGCACTACAGCTCCGGCATCTCCAACCTCGCGTTCTACCTGCTGTCGCAGGGTGGCAGGCACCCGCGCAACAAGACGTCCACGGTGGTCGAGGGCATCGGCATCGAGAAGGCCGCGCGCATCTTCTACAGGGCCAACAGGGACCTCCTCGTCGCCAGTTCGAACTTCGAGGCGGCGAAGGTCGCCACCGAGCAGGCCGCCAGGATGGAGGGCTACGACGACGCCACTGTCGCCTCGGTGGGCAAGGCCTGGCAGGCGGCATGCGTCGGACCGCTGCCAGACCCTTGGCTGTGGGCGACCGGAATCTCGGGGAGCGCGGGGGCCTTCCAGTACTGGAGTCTCGATGTCCCCGCCGGCAAGTCGAAGGTGACCTTCAAGGTCAGCGACGGCACGGGTGACGTGGACCTCTATGCCCGTATCGGCGCGCCGCCGACAACGACGACCTACCACTGTCGTCCGAACCTCAGCGGCAACAACGAGACCTGCACGTTCACGCTGCCGCAGGCAGGCACGTACCATGTCGGCCTCTACGGGGCCTCGGCGTACTCGGGGGTCAGCCTGCTCGGCACGTATGACGATCCGCCCCTTTGCCCACCGTGGCCGTGGCCCTGGCCGTGGCCCTGGCCCGTGCCCCCGCCTCCCCCGCCGCCCTGGGACCCGATCATCGACATCACGGACAGCATCGCCGGCCACTTCAAGTACTTCACGCTCGACGTCCCCGCGGGCCCCTCCGTGGTGAAGTTCGCGCTCAGCGGTGGCACGGGTGACGCGGACCTCTACGTCAACTTCGGCACGGCTCCGACGGCGACGAGCTACCAATGCCGCCCGTACCTCAGCGGCAACAACGAGAGCTGCACGCTGACGACGTCATCGGCGGGCAAGTACTTCGTCGGCGTCCGCGTGTACTCGGCGTATTCGGGCGTCACCCTGACGACGACGTACACGGCCGGGCTGTAG
- a CDS encoding TrmB family transcriptional regulator, with the protein MNADEGLVSLGFTEVEARVYCELLKGAPATGYRLAQALGKAPPSIYQALASLEHKGAVLVEEGEPRSFRPVPPDEVLAALQRGFETRRREAASALRKLHASTQDDRIYHLKSTAQVMERARAMIAGASELLLFDLFPPPFAALAPVLTEASARDVAIAGLVYDETPRMPFDCVRSSDADFVRERWPGAQLTLVVDAREFLVALLTPDGTGVKQAIWSDSGYLSCLQHSGLSAEVRLNAPPSARARLSRAFSLIGSSPPGLRQLVGHPSSTSKRGDTP; encoded by the coding sequence ATGAACGCGGACGAAGGGCTCGTGTCCCTGGGGTTCACGGAGGTCGAGGCGCGCGTCTACTGCGAGCTGCTCAAGGGGGCGCCCGCCACGGGGTACCGGCTCGCGCAGGCGCTGGGCAAGGCGCCTCCGAGCATCTACCAGGCGCTCGCCTCGCTCGAGCACAAGGGGGCGGTGCTCGTCGAGGAGGGCGAGCCTCGCTCCTTCCGGCCCGTCCCTCCGGACGAGGTCCTCGCGGCGCTCCAGCGCGGGTTCGAGACGCGCCGGCGCGAGGCCGCGAGCGCGCTGCGCAAGCTCCACGCCTCGACGCAGGACGACCGCATCTACCACCTCAAGAGCACCGCGCAGGTGATGGAGCGCGCCCGGGCGATGATCGCCGGCGCCTCCGAGCTGCTGCTCTTCGACCTCTTCCCTCCCCCCTTCGCGGCGCTCGCGCCGGTGCTCACCGAAGCGAGCGCCCGGGACGTGGCCATCGCGGGGCTCGTCTACGACGAGACGCCCCGGATGCCCTTCGACTGCGTGCGCTCGTCGGACGCGGACTTCGTGCGGGAGCGCTGGCCGGGCGCGCAGCTCACGCTCGTGGTCGATGCCCGTGAATTCCTGGTGGCGCTGCTCACCCCGGACGGCACGGGCGTCAAACAGGCCATCTGGAGCGACAGCGGCTACCTGTCCTGCCTGCAACACAGCGGACTGTCGGCAGAGGTCCGGTTGAACGCGCCACCCTCCGCCAGGGCGCGACTGTCACGTGCCTTCTCCCTCATCGGCTCGAGCCCTCCCGGCCTGCGTCAGCTCGTGGGCCACCCCTCCTCCACCTCCAAGCGCGGAGACACACCATGA
- a CDS encoding DoxX family protein, producing the protein MRCIESPQSSPVTHAVGATVLRLALGAVFLAHAGAKVFLFTLPGTSQFFEAHGIPGWTAWPVFLVELFGGLALVAGFRTRLVALGLVPVMLGALVPHVANGWMFSNPGGGWEYVAFLGLALVTQALVGSGAYALDGACARREVAAGEVRRVGDVHA; encoded by the coding sequence ATGCGCTGCATCGAATCCCCGCAGTCCTCTCCCGTGACCCACGCCGTGGGGGCCACCGTGCTCCGCCTGGCCCTGGGCGCGGTGTTCCTCGCTCACGCGGGAGCGAAGGTGTTCCTCTTCACGCTTCCGGGGACCTCCCAGTTCTTCGAGGCCCACGGCATCCCCGGGTGGACCGCGTGGCCCGTCTTCCTCGTGGAGCTGTTCGGTGGGCTCGCGCTCGTCGCGGGGTTCCGGACGCGGCTCGTGGCGCTCGGGTTGGTGCCGGTCATGCTCGGCGCGCTCGTGCCACATGTGGCCAACGGGTGGATGTTCAGCAACCCCGGTGGCGGGTGGGAGTACGTCGCGTTCCTCGGCCTCGCGCTGGTGACGCAGGCCCTGGTGGGGAGTGGTGCGTACGCGCTCGATGGGGCATGCGCGCGGCGCGAGGTGGCCGCTGGCGAGGTCAGGCGCGTCGGGGATGTCCACGCCTGA
- a CDS encoding DUF1444 family protein: MGFWKRLFGLERADSATREHPGETVEPREYLWREVEASLKAHPGVTQVSRLTDDYGLRFTVSESPIQVYLENLFVETRDLSPDERARYIGGFLRAFTERGSDDVSWDVARTMLLPVVRAASFGQVLGPGGARPNPLVERRTIPFLRELLVLDLPSTSAYVNHEHLKKWGVSEEEAIEAAFANLERIAQVGMELQEDKPSPLWSVDSNDSYETSRLLHPGFLASFTGRVKGRPVAIIPTRSTLLVCGDEDPVMVERLCEYAAREYQASSRGISPALYTVDGAGRVVPYRRAGDDALARRVRRGHVSLAMGEYEAQKELLEAQHAAEGVDVLVASYTVNLRREDERPLIWANWTKDEDTLLPEVDLSVFSESDEDFFAVRFAEARRLAPGSFELVPEAWPPRYRTLAWPEPAVLEQLRAVAVDLTKYEGS; this comes from the coding sequence ATGGGATTCTGGAAGCGGCTATTCGGACTGGAGCGGGCGGACTCCGCGACGCGGGAGCATCCTGGGGAGACGGTCGAGCCGCGTGAGTATCTGTGGAGGGAAGTGGAGGCATCGCTGAAGGCGCACCCCGGGGTGACACAGGTCTCGCGACTGACGGACGACTACGGCCTGCGGTTCACGGTGAGCGAGTCGCCCATCCAGGTGTATCTGGAGAACCTCTTCGTGGAGACGCGGGACCTGTCGCCCGACGAGCGCGCCCGCTACATCGGCGGGTTCCTGCGGGCGTTCACGGAACGCGGTTCCGACGACGTCTCCTGGGACGTGGCGCGGACGATGCTGTTGCCCGTGGTCCGGGCGGCGTCCTTCGGTCAGGTGCTCGGGCCGGGAGGCGCTCGCCCCAACCCCTTGGTGGAGCGGCGCACCATCCCCTTCTTGCGTGAGCTCCTCGTGCTGGACCTCCCCAGCACCTCCGCGTACGTGAATCACGAGCATTTGAAGAAGTGGGGCGTCTCCGAGGAGGAGGCCATCGAGGCGGCCTTCGCCAACCTCGAGCGCATCGCCCAGGTGGGCATGGAGCTCCAGGAAGACAAACCGTCCCCGCTCTGGTCGGTGGATTCCAATGACAGCTACGAGACGTCGCGTCTGTTGCACCCCGGTTTCCTGGCGTCCTTCACGGGCCGGGTAAAGGGGCGCCCGGTGGCCATCATCCCCACGCGCTCCACGCTCCTCGTCTGCGGGGACGAGGACCCGGTCATGGTCGAGCGTCTGTGCGAGTACGCGGCGCGCGAGTATCAGGCCAGCTCTCGCGGGATCTCCCCCGCGCTCTACACCGTGGACGGCGCGGGCCGCGTGGTGCCCTACCGGCGCGCGGGCGACGATGCGCTGGCGCGGCGCGTGCGTCGCGGGCACGTCTCCCTCGCCATGGGGGAGTACGAGGCCCAGAAGGAGTTGCTCGAGGCCCAGCACGCGGCGGAGGGCGTGGACGTGCTCGTCGCCAGCTACACCGTCAACTTGCGTCGCGAGGACGAGCGTCCCCTCATCTGGGCCAACTGGACCAAGGACGAGGACACCCTGTTGCCGGAGGTCGACCTGTCGGTCTTCTCCGAGAGCGACGAGGACTTCTTCGCGGTTCGCTTCGCGGAAGCGAGGCGCCTGGCCCCCGGGAGCTTCGAGCTCGTTCCCGAGGCGTGGCCGCCGCGCTATCGGACCCTCGCGTGGCCGGAACCCGCGGTCCTCGAGCAGCTGCGCGCCGTGGCGGTGGACCTCACGAAGTACGAGGGCTCATGA
- a CDS encoding tetratricopeptide repeat protein: protein MNLAVAYRRHGAPERGIPLLEKAVEGLAACADPDAPELRRKALNNLATAYHYADRLQEARKTYEALLALLDEQSPSEERARVLDNFAALLLDQRDGPGAKAHARKGYAEWLALRGEDDLDTAVSLSTLGAIESAMGEQKEARRHLEQSLRTSEKLLGRDHPNIGAVLNLLAVVEVRSGNPAAARALYERSLVISRARLSPEHSQIKDALQGLQSLAPAPDAGTQTR, encoded by the coding sequence ATGAATCTCGCGGTCGCCTACCGTCGACATGGCGCTCCCGAGCGGGGCATCCCCCTCCTCGAGAAGGCGGTCGAGGGGCTCGCGGCTTGCGCGGACCCGGACGCGCCGGAGCTGCGGCGCAAGGCCCTGAACAACCTCGCGACGGCCTACCACTACGCCGACAGGCTCCAGGAGGCGCGCAAGACCTATGAGGCGCTGCTCGCGTTGCTGGACGAGCAGTCGCCTTCCGAGGAACGCGCGCGGGTCCTCGACAACTTCGCCGCCCTGTTGCTCGACCAGCGGGACGGGCCCGGCGCGAAGGCCCATGCGCGGAAGGGCTACGCGGAGTGGCTCGCCCTTCGCGGAGAGGATGACCTGGACACCGCCGTATCGCTCTCCACCCTGGGCGCGATCGAAAGCGCGATGGGAGAGCAGAAGGAGGCCCGGCGCCACCTCGAGCAATCCCTGCGGACCAGCGAGAAGCTCCTGGGGCGGGACCACCCCAATATCGGCGCGGTGCTCAACCTGCTGGCGGTCGTCGAGGTCCGGTCCGGGAACCCCGCGGCGGCGAGGGCCCTCTACGAGCGCTCACTCGTCATCAGTCGCGCGCGCCTGTCGCCCGAGCACAGTCAAATCAAGGACGCGCTCCAGGGGCTTCAATCCTTGGCGCCCGCACCCGACGCGGGGACTCAGACCCGCTGA
- a CDS encoding macro domain-containing protein, which translates to MPVTVVTGDLLDQSVEAIVNAWNRNIIPWWLLLPQGVSGAIKRRGGTAPFREVAKAGPMPLGSAVVTSAGRLPFKAIIHVAGIDMLWRASERSIQDSVRNALARAREQGFHSVAFPIIGAGSGGFDEERALELMRQVLDVEAGVLDVRVVRFRP; encoded by the coding sequence ATGCCCGTCACCGTCGTCACAGGCGATCTGCTCGACCAGTCCGTGGAAGCCATCGTCAATGCCTGGAACCGGAACATCATCCCCTGGTGGCTGCTGTTGCCCCAGGGAGTGTCCGGGGCCATCAAGCGCCGGGGCGGGACCGCGCCTTTCCGCGAAGTGGCGAAGGCCGGGCCCATGCCATTGGGGTCGGCGGTGGTGACGTCCGCCGGGCGTCTGCCTTTCAAGGCCATCATCCACGTGGCGGGCATCGATATGCTCTGGCGGGCCTCGGAGCGCTCCATCCAGGACTCGGTCCGCAATGCCCTGGCACGGGCCCGGGAGCAGGGGTTCCACTCCGTGGCCTTCCCCATCATCGGCGCGGGCTCCGGTGGCTTCGACGAGGAGCGGGCCCTGGAGCTGATGCGTCAGGTCTTGGATGTCGAAGCCGGCGTCCTCGACGTGAGGGTCGTGCGCTTCCGGCCGTAG